GCCCAAGGGGAGAACTGCGAAGATTTCAGTTACATAAACAAACCACAAGAATGCAAACAACCGGCAGAGGAAAATGAGTGTTGACTTTTCAGTGGAACTGTGGTGGGAGCTGCTGAATTTGAACCCCCCTTTGTCCTGACCGGCAGACCCCATGGTCAAAATGGCTAACCAGTCAGAAACACGGTCTTCCTGCCCAGGTCACGGCTGGATGTGTGGTTTACCGGAGAGCCACTCTCCACGCTTTAGACCGGATTAGGTCACCACTGGGATATTCCCTTCTAGTGAGTTTTTCAGACCCAGCTATGGCTGAAGTCTGCAGAGGTGTGAGATATATACCCCTCCCTTCTCACTAGCCCTCCCCAAACACGGAATCGCTTTACACCCCCCATTCCAAAATTACATATGCTCTAAAATTGTGACAAAATGTATTGAAACGTGGAAACCTGAACACAATTTGGCTTGACCCAAATAGAAACCCCCCACTATGGTTAGTGAACGtcacaacaaaaacaacacattCACCAGCTGTATCCCAAGACAGCGTCCTGAGGGTAAAATCAGCTGTTTACCCTAAATCCTGTCTGTCAGTGCATAGATACATCAACCCACATTTGCTGATAAATCAATGTTAGATCGCATCATTTGACTATGGGATGAAATACTAGAAATTGTTGCAATCCAGTTTATGAACACATCAAAACAAACACTGACAAGGGGTTACTTCAACTTATCTCCAGTGGATAGGAGTCCAAGGTTCCACTATGAAGCTGAAATGAGAAAAATTCCCCAGTCTTCTGCACCTCAAACATTCATTTCCATGTGCAAAAAGTAAATTGAAAGTGCATGTAATATATAAGATTTGTAGTATCTGAAacacattttgcactggtgtcaatgaCTGCTCCCTAGCTGGATTCTAACCTCTGTCTGTCACTATAAATGCCAAGAAAAGAGGAgaggaattttcttttatttatgcaATCTCGGGCCACAAACTTGCAGGAACTTACAGAGCTGCTAACCTTGAACCATTTCAATAGCCTCTTAAGTTCAAACACACAACCACATGTTtaaagtgaaaaggagtacttgtggcacctaagagactaaccagtttatttgagcataagctttcgtgagctacaggatgcatactgtggaaagtgtagaagatctttttatacacacaaagcatgaaaaaatacctccctccaccccactcttctgctggtaatagaggtgctgttgtcatcatgaataggtcggaatatgaacaagaggctgctctgcagctctccaagaccactttctacaagccattaccctctgatcccactgagagttaccaaaagaaactacagcatttgctcaagaaactccctgaaaaacgccactagccatcacctttagcgcccaactaaaacccctccaacgcattattaaggatctacaacctgtcctgaaggggacccatcactctcacagatcttgggagacaggccagtccttgcctacagacagccacccaacctgaagcaaatactcaccaacaaccacataccacacaacagaaccactaacccaggaacctatccttgtaacaaagcccgttgccaagtgtgcccacatatctcttcaggggacaccatcacagggcctaataacatcagccacactatcagaggctcgttcacctgcacatccaccaatgtgatatatgccatcatgtgccagcaatgcccctctgccatgtacatcggtcaaactggacagtctctacgtaaaagaataaatggacacaaatcagatgtcaagaattataacattcataaccagtcggagaacacttcaatctctctggtcacgcgattacagacatgaaagttgtgatattacaacaaaaaaacttcaaatccagactccagcgagagagtgttgaattggaattcatttgcaaattggatacaattaacttaggcttgaatagagactgggagtagctaagtcattatgcaaggtaacctatttccccttgttttttcctacccccccgccaGACGTTCTTTTTAAACCCTGGattggtgctggaaatggcccaccttgattatcatacacattgtaaggagagtgatcactttagataagctattaccagcaggagagtggggtggggggaggtattttttcatgctttgtgtgtatataaaaagagcttctacactttccacagtatgcatccgatgaagtgagctgtagctcacgaaagcttatgctcaaataaattggttagtctctaaggtgccacaagtactccttttctttttgctaatacagactaatacggctgttactctgaaacctgtttaaagtGAAGGACGTGCATTGGGTTTCCAGGAACAGAGCCTTAGAACATTTTGTGAGAGCTGAAACAAGCCATGTTTTAGAACTTATAGATGAGCTCTCAACTGGAGGAAATGTATGAGTCTACTAAAAGAATCTTTCGGATTCTTTTCCGAGGAGAGCAGCACTCACACACACTAAAAGTTAGGTAACACGATATATTAAAGTATTAGAGGAGAGTAATTATTTTTGAGCCCCATGTATCAAATATTTTGAACAGGGAACTATATGAAAGTTGAAAGTCATTTATTTCTTTCCATCCTATCCTTTTGGTGATATGTagctagatcagtggtccccaaacttttcagggtcacgcACCCCCTGACCACAGCCCCTGACCCGGAGCCAGATGCGGGAGTGGGGATGCAGCTCCCGGGGCTTGGGgatgtggacaggggtaagggggctgaggctggggtggCAGCTGGGGGTGGTCTGGGCCTGGGAATGGAGTGGGAACCGGAGCcaagggtggggccagggccagcagcaTGGGCGGAGCCATGGCTGGAGCCAAGGCTGGGCACAGACccgaggctgcagctgggggcggagTAGGAGaggagctcagagcagggctAGGTGGtgctccttccctgtcccctgtcGGGGCTGGCCCGGGCTCCATCGCACCctcccctgaatgttcctccaccccccacactcTCCCAGTGGGGAGTGCTCCACAGTGTGGGGACCTCTGAGTTACACGGTGTGGTAACGATACCTCTGCAGGAAGGAAAACTCCCATTCAATAGCACCAGTAGTGAAATGTGCATCAAGAGGGAAATTCCCTCCGGTCCAGAGGACCTGCCCAATGCCACTGACCAAGGAATGTGTCTGAGTCTCTTCTTACTTATGAGCTTGAGTGGGATTGATGCAGTGCATAGAGCTGGTACTAAACATCTTCACAGGGGAGAAAATCACCCAGAGTGTTTTGGAGAGAAagaatggaggggaaaggaaaaccagaaggCCGATACTATGATGCAGtataatttttaatgggaatgagCAGTGCAGTTTACACTCACAGAATGAAGTAATGCAGAATACAAAGAATATATTTTCAGGGTTACAAAAAGAGCTACAACCAATCACCGGTCCATGGTGATGCATTTCGCACAAGGTATTCTGCTTTCTTTCTTGAAGTTGTAGAGTTTGGCAGTCATGTCCTGtcttaaaccattttttttctcctcagcatCAAATAGGACAAAAGCCCAATATGAGCATAAGACTAAGCTGCAGAACAATACAGACCATGAAGCTAAGGTAACAGGTAACAAGAGGAAAGCATAGATAGGCCTGATTTATACAGGCAACGAACAACCAAAACCCACACTGATTTGAGTAGTGTTGTAGCTGAGTGGTGaatctttctcttctctttcatttcctgGTTGTTTCTTCTTCTGTGGATCTTTCTTCTGGGTTTAACATGGGCCACAGCTTCCACGGCGGGAAGAATAGCACCTGCTACTGTATCTCCTCCCATACCCACATAAGTCCCCATAGCCAACCCCGTATCCACCACCGTACCCATATGAGCCCCCATAACCGCATAAGCCCCTATAACCATATAAGCCCCCATAACCACCCCCATATAAGCCCCCATAACCACCCCCATATCTACCCCCGTATGCACTACCGTAAACTCCACCATAACCAATTGAGCCACCCAAAATACCACCCCCAGATACACCCCCAGCTCCATAGGGTAGAGCTGGTAAGCTGCTTCCCACTAAGCTCTGTTGAGGGCAGCTAGAGAGAATTGGTCCTGGGAATAGCACGGAAACTGGTGGTGGATAGACCACTGCTGTCGAATCTCCGCACGAGGTGACACAAGGCTCATTGCGGGCAACAACACATGGATCTGGGCATATGTCAGGATAACATGAGCTGGGTCGGTAACACAGGTCTTGGCAGGAAGACATCTTTTGTGGTGGtcgtaaacctgaaacacacaggagggagcagaggaaacATAACACGTTGTTG
The sequence above is a segment of the Chelonia mydas isolate rCheMyd1 chromosome 24, rCheMyd1.pri.v2, whole genome shotgun sequence genome. Coding sequences within it:
- the LOC119564112 gene encoding scale keratin, yielding MSSCQDLCYRPSSCYPDICPDPCVVARNEPCVTSCGDSTAVVYPPPVSVLFPGPILSSCPQQSLVGSSLPALPYGAGGVSGGGILGGSIGYGGVYGSAYGGRYGGGYGGLYGGGYGGLYGYRGLCGYGGSYGYGGGYGVGYGDLCGYGRRYSSRCYSSRRGSCGPC